In one window of Musa acuminata AAA Group cultivar baxijiao chromosome BXJ3-2, Cavendish_Baxijiao_AAA, whole genome shotgun sequence DNA:
- the LOC135631654 gene encoding uncharacterized protein LOC135631654, with protein sequence MMQMLRFRGGSASTPSSKNAPTSPRSGPRSSPNPNPNPYDAASACVTPGSVGPARPLRLVYCDDNGKFRMDPEAVATLQLVKGPIGVVAVCGRARQGKSFVLNQLLGRSCGFQVASTHRPCTKGLWMWSAPLKRTAIDGTEYNLLLLDSEGIDAYDQTGTYSIQIFSLAVLLSSLFIYNQMGGIDEAALDRLSLVTEMTKHIRVRATDRMSMVSELGQFSPMFVWLLRDFYLDLSEDNNKITPRDYLELALRPMQGGGKDVLAKNEIRESICALFPERECLTLVRPLNDENDLQRLDQVPVARLRQEFRSGLDALMNFVFERTRPKQVGDIVMTGPVLAGITQLFLDAINNGAVPTISSSWQSVEELECRKAYDFATGIYLSSFDRTRPADEAILRKVHEDAVHKSLAAFNTCAVGAGSARLNYEKLLKNFFRKTFEDYKRTAFLEADKRCSNTVRSMENNLRQACHDADARVDRVIKVLNDLISEYESSSHGPSKWKTLATFLFECLEGPIKDVFEKQLHQTDSERGILALKCCSNEDKLGLLKKQLTANEKHRSEYMKRYEDAIIDKKRMSEDLSSRIVNLKSKCSTIEECCICLSKDLDDVRRESSDWRNKYDQRDLELQREKEKFYAQKTILESSYTVTEGRFAVAHEQVISAQEEALEWKQKYDIAAGEAKAGLERSGLVQEWANDKALEREDVIREEWGTELLEKEEEIKNLNAKLENTESLIGTMGTQLEDVESKVAHHKSEHLGLRNEIKELLEKVDSMKVMAQSHENQSKILEQEKEHLEEKFLAEIKKIDETEERIKYAERGAKMAIELADAARAELVIIQKDKSEAQRLALERLAVIERVEKKIDSLEHEKAKLTDEIERLHQSDALSKVSSLERRVEEREQAIEDLLCQSNEQRSSTVHVFESLLATERAAQAEANRRAEVMSLQLQATQGKLDKLHQDLTSILLVETALDSKLRTVSHHKRSRDDDFGTGSMENTEDGKDQARGAKRSKSTTSPLKYVSS encoded by the exons ATGATGCAAATGCTTCGATTCCGCGGGGGCTCCGCCTCGACTCCGTCTTCCAAGAACGCCCCCACCTCCCCCAGATCCGGCCCTCGTTCTagccctaatcctaaccctaacccttacGATGCTGCGTCCGCATGCGTCACACCCGGATCGGTCGGCCCGGCCAGGCCCCTGCGGCTGGTGTACTGCGACGACAACGGCAAGTTCCGGATGGACCCGGAGGCCGTCGCCACGCTTCAGCTCGTCAAGGGCCCCATCGGCGTCGTCGCCGTCTGCGGGCGCGCGCGGCAGGGCAAGAGCTTCGTCCTCAATCAG CTATTAGGAAGGAGCTGTGGGTTCCAAGTAGCCTCAACTCATCGACCATGTACCAAGGGACTTTGGATGTGGAGTGCACCTTTAAAGAGAACTGCTATTGATGGAACTGAATATAATCTTCTATTGCTGGATAGTGAAGGAATTGATGCTTATGATCAAACG GGAACATACAGCATTCAGATATTCTCCTTGGCTGTTCTCTTGTCAAGCCTATTCATCTATAACCAG ATGGGTGGCATAGATGAGGCTGCACTTGATCGATTATCTCTTGTTACTGAGATGACTAAACATATCCGTGTTAGAGCAACTGACAGAATGTCTATGGTATCTGAACTTGGTCAATTTTCACCGATGTTTGTCTGGCTTCTGAGG GACTTCTATCTGGATTTGTCTGAGGATAACAACAAAATTACTCCACGTGATTACCTAGAGTTGGCCTTAAGGCCCATGCAGGGTGGAGGAAAAGATGTATTGGCAAAGAATGAG ATTCGGGAGTCAATTTGTGCTCTTTTTCCGGAAAGAGAGTGCTTGACACTTGTGAGGCCATTAAATGATGAAAATGATCTCCAACGCCTTGATCAAGTTCCT GTAGCAAGATTAAGACAAGAATTCAGATCAGGCCTTGATGCATTGATGAATTTTGTTTTCGAGCGAACCAGGCCTAAACAAGTAGGGGACATTGTCATGACAGGTCCTGTTCTTGCTGGCATCACACAATTGTTTCTGGATGCTATCAACAATGGGGCTGTCCCTACGATATCCTCCTCATGGCAG AGTGTTGAAGAGTTGGAATGCAGAAAGGCATATGACTTTGCGACTGGGATTTACTTGTCATCTTTTGATCGCACTAGGCCAGCTGATGAG GCTATTCTCAGAAAAGTACATGAAGATGCTGTTCACAAATCACTTGCTGCCTTTAATACTTGTGCCGTGGGTGCTGGTTCAGCACGATTAAATTATGAGAAACTTCTTAAGAACTTCTTCAGAAAGACATTTGAG GACTACAAGAGGACAGCCTTTTTGGAGGCCGATAAGAGATGCTCAAATACCGTGAGAAGTATGGAAAACAACTTGAGACAAGCTTGTCATGATGCTGATGCTAGAGTTGACAGGGTGATTAAG GTTCTGAATGATCTGATCTCTGAGTATGAATCATCTTCACATGGTCCAAGCAAATGGAAGACATTGGCTACCTTCTTATTTGAGTG TTTGGAAGGACCCATCAAGGatgtttttgagaagcaattacaTCAAACTGATTCAGAGAGGGGTATTCTTGCATTGAAATGCTGTTCAAATGAAGACAAATTGGGACTGCTGAAGAAGCAACTTACAGCAAATGAAAAGCACAGATCTGAATATATGAAGCGTTATGAGGATGCGATCATTGATAAGAAAAGAATGTCTGAAGATCTAAGTTCTCGTATTGTGAACTTGAAAAGCAAATGCAGCACGATAGAGGAGTGCTGTATTTGTCTGTCCAAGGATCTTGATGATGTTAGACGTGAGTCCTCTGATTGGAGAAATAAGTATGATCAACGTGATTTGGAGTtgcaaagagaaaaagagaaattcTATGCTCAAAAAACAATTCTTGAATCTAGTTACACTGTTACCGAGGGGAGATTCGCTGTTGCTCATGAACAGGTAATATCTGCTCAAGAAGAGGCATTGGAGTGGAAACAGAAATATGACATTGCTGCTGGAGAAGCTAAAGCAGGTCTGGAGAGGTCAGGATTAGTGCAGGAATGGGCTAACGACAAGGCACTAGAAAGGGAAGATGTGATAAGAGAAGAATGGGGCACTGAGTTGCTGGAAAAG GAAGAGGAAATCAAGAACTTGAATGCAAAACTGGAGAACACTGAGAGCCTCATTGGTACCATGGGTACGCAATTGGAG GATGTGGAATCAAAAGTAGCACATCATAAATCAGAACATTTGGGCTTGAGGAATGAAATCAAAGAATTGCTTGAGAAAGTGGATTCTATGAAGGTGATGGCTCAATCACATGAGAACCAAAGCAAAATTCTGGAACAAGAAAAGGAACATCTTGAAGAGAAGTTCCTagctgaaataaaaaaaattgatgaaacaGAAGAACGGATTAAATATGCTGAAAGAGGTGCAAAGATGGCAATTGAGTTGGCTGATGCTGCGCGGGCTGAATTAGTTATTATCCAGAAGGACAAAagtgaagcacaacgacttgcACTTGAACGATTGGCAGTGATTGAAAGAGTTGAAAAGAAAATTGATAGCTTGGAGCACGAGAAAGCAAAGTTGACGGATGAAATAGAGAGGCTGCATCAGTCTGATGCCTTGTCGAAGGTTTCATCACTTGAGAGAAGAGTTGAGGAACGAGAGCAAGCAATTGAGGATTTGTTGTGTCAGAGTAATGAACAAAGATCCAGCACAGTCCATGTATTTGAGAGCCTTTTGGCCACGGAACGTGCTGCTCAAGCTGAGGCCAACCGTAGAGCGGAGGTCATGTCGTTACAGCTACAAGCTACTCAAGGCAAACTGGATAAGCTCCACCAAGATCTGACATCCATACTTCTAGTCGAGACTGCACTCGACAGCAAACTCAGAACTGTTTCTCATCATAAACGTTCTAGAGACGATGACTTTGGTACGGGCTCTATGGAAAACACTGAAGATGGCAAAGATCAGGCAAGAGGTGCGAAACGATCCAAGAGTACTACCAGCCCGCTGAAGTATGTTTCCTCATAA
- the LOC135631655 gene encoding uncharacterized protein LOC135631655 isoform X1 yields the protein MGVDYYKILGVDRNAKDDDLKKAYRKLAMRWHPDKNPNNKKDAEAKFKQISEAYEVLSDPQKRAVYDQYGEEGLKGQVPSPGAGDPGGGSTFFSAAGNGPASFSFNPRSADDIFAEFFGYSSPFGGMGGGGSGVRGGSRFPGGMDGMFGDDFFGSAFGGGREGASMYAQQPRKAAPIENRLPCSLEDLFKGTAKKMKISREIVEASRKTMTVEEILTINIKPGWKKGTKITFPEKGNEAPYVIPADIVFIIDEKPHDVFTREGNDLIVTLKISLVEALTGYTVHLTTLDGRSLTIPINSIIHPGYEEVVHREGMPVPKDPSRKGNLRIKFNIKFPTWLTHEQKAGIKRLLAQ from the exons ATGGGGGTGGACTACTACAAGATCCTGGGCGTTGACAGGAACGCCAAGGACGACGACCTCAAGAAGGCCTATCGCAAGCTCGCCATGAGGTGGCACCCCGACAAGAACCCCAACAACAAGAAGGATGCCGAGGCCAAGTTCAAGCAGATCTCTGAGGCCTACGAG GTCTTGAGCGACCCCCAGAAGCGCGCCGTCTATGACCAGTACGGCGAGGAGGGCCTTAAGGGCCAGGTCCCGTCGCCGGGCGCTGGCGACCCCGGAGGCGGCTCCACCTTCTTCTCCGCCGCTGGAAATGGGCCCGCCTCGTTCAGCTTCAATCCCAGGAGCGCCGACGACATTTTTGCGGAGTTCTTCGGCTACTCCAGCCCCTTCGGTGGCATGGGAGGCGGCGGTAGTGGTGTTAGGGGCGGATCGAGGTTCCCTGGTGGAATGGACGGGATGTTCGGGGATGACTTCTTTGGGTCGGCCTTTGGCGGCGGCCGGGAGGGCGCGTCGATGTACGCTCAGCAGCCGCGCAAGGCCGCGCCGATTGAGAACCGGTTGCCGTGCAGCCTGGAGGACTTGTTTAAAGGGACCGCCAAGAAGATGAAGATTTCGAGGGAAATTGTGGAAGCTAGCAG GAAAACAATGACAGTGGAAGAAATTCTGACCATTAATATAAAGCCAGGTTGGAAAAAGGGTACAAAAATTACTTTCCCAGAAAAAGGAAATGAAGCTCCCTATGTTATTCCTGCAGATATAGTCTTCATCATTGATGAAAAGCCACATGATGTCTTCACGAGGGAGGGAAATGATCTGATCGTGACACTCAAAATCTCTTTGGTCGAGGCTCTGACTGGATATACTGTTCATTTGACGACACTCGATGGTCGCAGCCTCACTATCCCCATAAACTCCATCATTCATCCTGGTTACGAGGAGGTGGTCCATCGAGAGGGTATGCCAGTTCCAAAAGATCCCTCCAGGAAAGGAAATCTTCGGATCAAATTCAACATAAAGTTCCCGACATGGTTGACGCATGAACAGAAGGCTGGGATCAAACGTCTGTTGGCTCAATAA
- the LOC135631655 gene encoding uncharacterized protein LOC135631655 isoform X2 yields MGVDYYKILGVDRNAKDDDLKKAYRKLAMRWHPDKNPNNKKDAEAKFKQISEAYEVLSDPQKRAVYDQYGEEGLKGQVPSPGAGDPGGGSTFFSAAGNGPASFSFNPRSADDIFAEFFGYSSPFGGMGGGGSGVRGGSRFPGGMDGMFGDDFFGSAFGGGREGASMYAQQPRKAAPIENRLPCSLEDLFKGTAKKMKISREIVEASRQVDPLVNQ; encoded by the exons ATGGGGGTGGACTACTACAAGATCCTGGGCGTTGACAGGAACGCCAAGGACGACGACCTCAAGAAGGCCTATCGCAAGCTCGCCATGAGGTGGCACCCCGACAAGAACCCCAACAACAAGAAGGATGCCGAGGCCAAGTTCAAGCAGATCTCTGAGGCCTACGAG GTCTTGAGCGACCCCCAGAAGCGCGCCGTCTATGACCAGTACGGCGAGGAGGGCCTTAAGGGCCAGGTCCCGTCGCCGGGCGCTGGCGACCCCGGAGGCGGCTCCACCTTCTTCTCCGCCGCTGGAAATGGGCCCGCCTCGTTCAGCTTCAATCCCAGGAGCGCCGACGACATTTTTGCGGAGTTCTTCGGCTACTCCAGCCCCTTCGGTGGCATGGGAGGCGGCGGTAGTGGTGTTAGGGGCGGATCGAGGTTCCCTGGTGGAATGGACGGGATGTTCGGGGATGACTTCTTTGGGTCGGCCTTTGGCGGCGGCCGGGAGGGCGCGTCGATGTACGCTCAGCAGCCGCGCAAGGCCGCGCCGATTGAGAACCGGTTGCCGTGCAGCCTGGAGGACTTGTTTAAAGGGACCGCCAAGAAGATGAAGATTTCGAGGGAAATTGTGGAAGCTAGCAG GCAAGTGGATCCATTGGTAAACCAGTAA